A genomic segment from Salvelinus alpinus chromosome 8, SLU_Salpinus.1, whole genome shotgun sequence encodes:
- the LOC139583763 gene encoding melanocortin receptor 4-like, with amino-acid sequence MNSTDHQGLISVGYTRNLSTAGTLGTLNKDSEGVGIKDSSTGCYEQLLISTEVFLTLGIVSLLENILVIAAIIKNKNLHSPMYLFICSLAVADMLVSVSNASETIVIALINGGNLTISGSLIKSMDNVFDSMICSSLLASICSLLAIAIDRYITIFYALRYHNIVTVKRAMAVIACIWSCCVASGVLFIIYSESTTVLICLITMFFTMLALMASLYVHMFMLARLHIKRIAVLPGNVPIRQRANMKGAITLTILLGVFVVCWAPFFLHLILMISCPRNPYCACFMSHFNMYLILIMCNSVIDPLIYAFRSQEMRKTFKEIFCWYSLPNLCVCELPGKY; translated from the coding sequence ATGAATTCCACAGACCACCAAGGGTTGATCTCTGTGGGCTATACCAGGAACCTCAGCACTGCTGGGACTCTGGGAACCCTCAACAAAGACTCAGAGGGCGTTGGTATCAAGGACTCCTCAACGGGATGTTACGAGCAGCTCCTCATCTCTACCGAGGTCTTTCTCACACTGGGGATAGTCAGTTTATTGGAGAACATCCTGGTGATTGCCGCCATCATCAAGAATAAGAATCTCCACTCTCCCATGTACTTATTCATCTGTTCTTTGGCTGTGGCAGACATGCTGGTCAGCGTCTCCAACGCCTCCGAGACCATCGTCATCGCCCTGATCAACGGCGGCAACTTGACCATCTCCGGGTCGCTCATAAAGAGCATGGACAACGTGTTCGACTCCATGATCTGTAGCTCACTGCTGGCGTCAATCTGTAGTCTCTTGGCCATCGCCATAGACCGCTACATCACCATATTCTACGCGCTGCGCTACCATAACATTGTGACGGTAAAACGAGCGATGGCGGTAATCGCGTGCATCTGGTCGTGTTGTGTGGCATCGGGCGTGCTCTTCATTATCTACTCTGAGAGCACCACGGTCCTCATCTGCCTCATCACCATGTTCTTCACCATGCTGGCGCTCATGGCCTCGCTCTACGTCCACATGTTCATGCTGGCCCGCCTGCACATAAAGAGGATCGCCGTGCTGCCCGGGAACGTTCCCATCCGCCAGCGTGCCAACATGAAGGGCGCCATCACCCTCACCATCCTCCTGGGCGTGTTCGTAGTGTGCTGggctccctttttcctccacctCATCCTCATGATATCATGCCCCAGGAACCCCTACTGCGCCTGCTTCATGTCGCACTTCAACATGTACCTCATCCtcatcatgtgtaactctgtcatCGACCCACTGATCTACGCCTTCAGGAGCCAAGAGATGAGGAAGACCTTTAAGGAGATCTTCTGCTGGTACAGCCTGCCAAACCTGTGTGTGTGCGAGCTGCCCGGGAAATATTGA